One window of Triticum dicoccoides isolate Atlit2015 ecotype Zavitan chromosome 5A, WEW_v2.0, whole genome shotgun sequence genomic DNA carries:
- the LOC119301583 gene encoding aldehyde dehydrogenase family 7 member A1-like, producing MASFARQEHQFLAELGLAPRNPGSFACGAWGGSGPVVTTTNPSNNEVIAEVVEASMDDYEKGMSACFDAAKTWMAVPAPKRGEIVRQIGDALRAKLHHLGRLLSLEMGKILPEGIGEVQEIIDMCDYAVGLSRQLNGSIIPSERPNHMMMEVWNPLGVVGVITAFNFPCAVLGWNACIALVCGNCVVWKGAPTTPLITIAMTKIVASVFEKNNLPSAIFTAFCGGAEIGQAIALDTRIPLVSFTGSTKVGQMVQQQVSARFGKCLLELSGNNAIIVMDDADIPLAVRSVLFAAVGTAGQRCTTCRRLLLHESIYQTFLDQLVEVYKQVRIGDPMEKGTLLGPLHTTTSKESFLKGIQTIKSQGGKILLGGSAIESEGNFVQPTIVEISPDAPVVREELFGPVLYAMKFLTLKEAIEINNSVPQGLSSSIFTRKPDAIFKWIGPHGSDCGIVNVNIPTNGAEIGGAFGGEKATGGGREAGSDSWKQYMRRATCTINYGSELPLAQGINFG from the exons ATGGCGAGCTTCGCGAGGCAGGAGCACCAGTTCCTCGCCGAGCTCGGCCTCGCGCCGCGCAACCCGGGCTCCTTCGCCTGCGGCGCCTGGGGCGGCTCGGGCCCCGTCGTCACCACCACCAACCCTAGCAACAACGAG GTCATTGCTGAGGTCGTCGAGGCGTCCATGGACGACTACGAGAAGGGGATGAGCGCCTGCTTCGACGCCGCCAAGACCTGGATGGCT GTTCCGGCACCAAAACGAGGAGAAATTGTTAGGCAGATTGGTGATGCACTGAGAGCAAAGCTTCATCACCTTGGCAGACTTCTCTCACTCGAGATGGGGAAAATTCTCCCTGAAGGAATTGGGGAGGTTCAG GAAATTATTGACATGTGTGATTATGCTGTGGGGCTAAGTCGTCAGCTAAATGGATCCATCATACCATCTGAAC GCCCAAACCATATGATGATGGAG GTCTGGAATCCTCTTGGAGTTGTTGGTGTCATCACTGCATTCAATTTCCCTTGCGCCGTGCTGG GTTGGAATGCTTGCATTGCTTTGGTGTGCGGCAACTGTGTTGTCTG GAAGGGCGCTCCAACTACTCCATTGATCACTATCGCAATGACTAAAATAGTGGCTAGTGTATTTGAAAAGAACAACTTGCCAAGTGCAATCTTCACAGCTTTTTGTGGGGGTGCTGAAATTGGCCAAGCAATTGCTCTTGACACAAGGATACCTTTGGTTTCATTCACAGGAAGTACAAAG GTAGGTCAAATGGTTCAGCAACAGGTTAGCGCGAGATTTGGTAAatgccttcttgaacttagtgggaaCAACGCCATTATTGTCATGGATGATGCAGACATTCCACTAGCTGTGCGTTCTGTTCTGTTTGCTGCTGTTGGCACAGCAGGACAGCGATGCACTACATGTCGTAGGCTG CTTCTTCACGAAAGCATATATCAAACATTTCTTGATCAACTTGTTGAGGTTTATAAACAAGTCCGTATTGGGGATCCTATGGAAAAGGGCACCTTGCTGGGACCACTGCACACTACTACATCAAAGGAAAGCTTTTTGAAAGGCATCCAAACTATCAAATCCCAG GGAGGAAAAATCCTTTTAGGAGGATCTGCTATTGAATCAGAAGGGAACTTTGTTCAGCCAACAATTGTGGAAATTTCACCTGATGCGCCAGTTGTGAGGGAAGAATTGTTTGGTCCTGTCCTTTATGCCATGAAATTTCTG ACACTGAAGGAAGCAATTGAAATCAACAATTCTGTTCCTCAAGGATTGAGCAGTTCTATATTTACAAGGAAACCAGATGCTATTTTCAAGTGGATTGG GCCTCATGGCAGTGATTGTGGTATAGTGAATGTAAACATACCCACTAATGGTGCTGAAATTGGTGGAGCTTTTGGTGGAGAAAAAGCAACCGGTGGTGGGCGAGAAGCTGGAAGTGATTCTTGGAAGCAGTACATGAGGAGGGCCACTTG TACAATCAACTATGGAAGCGAGCTGCCTCTAGCACAGGGAATTAACTTTGGCTAG